Proteins from a single region of Candidatus Eisenbacteria bacterium:
- a CDS encoding YciI family protein: MTMVKSAEGQGPPPPALMEAIEKLGQDAARDGVMVTMGGLYPSAAGARVRVASGKLHLTDGPFTEAKELIGGFAIFEVPSKKEAIEWTYRFMEAHQRHWPGWEGETEIRQMF, encoded by the coding sequence ATGACCATGGTCAAGTCCGCCGAGGGCCAGGGGCCGCCCCCTCCCGCGCTGATGGAAGCGATCGAGAAGCTCGGCCAAGACGCCGCCCGCGATGGAGTGATGGTGACGATGGGCGGCCTTTACCCCAGCGCCGCCGGAGCGCGAGTTCGCGTGGCGAGCGGCAAGCTCCACCTGACCGACGGACCGTTCACGGAGGCCAAGGAGCTGATCGGCGGCTTCGCGATCTTCGAGGTGCCATCGAAGAAAGAAGCGATCGAGTGGACCTATCGCTTCATGGAAGCGCACCAGCGACATTGGCCAGGCTGGGAAGGCGAGACCGAGATCCGGCAGATGTTCTGA